The following coding sequences are from one Selenomonas sputigena ATCC 35185 window:
- a CDS encoding sucrose-6-phosphate hydrolase produces the protein MANEAFDKAFDKEAIDAKVREGFPLQHRWHNDFHLEMPFGLVNDPNGLSWYAGKYHIFFQWNPLGVEHKHKCWGHVETADFVHYRLPELALWPSDVHDKDGCYSGAGFVEDDALRLVYTCNRKEDGVRTPAQRLATWQPEKGIAVKDEIIIEHEPRGVTAHFRDPSRFVKDGREFLVLGAQTTEEKGRAVLYEKKEGAWQLAGEIETELSDFGYMWECPTLLPLAEGDVLLFSPQGLGAEAYRWQNLYQSGYVAGKLDVDSLKLQHGAFHELDQGFDFYAPQAFVHEGRAILFGWMGMPEREAEYPTREEGWLFSLTMPRELRLADGRLFYAPLEEMKALRNGAAQKFGASQVEELGQELAPKSEIELEVAFGEAQEVHIDFAYMETGEYMRFSYARRTAVMTLDRTGMRLGGRGVRRFRLAVRDSLRLHIYQDKTAVEVFFQDGEEAASFFVFPMKEEKPKLVISADRKLERIEGSLWELGGFTWNAR, from the coding sequence ATGGCAAACGAAGCGTTCGACAAGGCGTTTGACAAGGAAGCGATCGACGCGAAGGTGCGCGAGGGATTTCCCCTGCAGCACCGCTGGCACAACGACTTTCATCTCGAAATGCCGTTCGGCCTCGTCAACGATCCCAACGGGCTTTCGTGGTACGCGGGAAAGTACCACATCTTCTTTCAGTGGAATCCCTTGGGCGTCGAGCACAAGCACAAGTGCTGGGGACATGTGGAAACGGCAGACTTCGTGCATTATCGCCTGCCTGAGCTTGCGCTCTGGCCGAGCGACGTGCACGACAAGGACGGCTGCTACTCGGGCGCGGGCTTCGTCGAGGATGACGCCCTGCGCCTCGTCTACACCTGCAACCGCAAGGAGGACGGCGTGCGCACGCCTGCGCAGAGACTCGCCACGTGGCAGCCGGAAAAGGGGATCGCCGTAAAGGATGAAATCATCATCGAGCACGAGCCGCGGGGGGTTACGGCGCATTTTCGCGATCCGAGCCGCTTCGTAAAAGATGGGCGCGAGTTCCTCGTGCTCGGTGCGCAGACGACAGAAGAGAAGGGACGCGCCGTGCTCTACGAAAAAAAGGAGGGCGCGTGGCAGCTTGCGGGCGAGATTGAGACGGAGCTATCGGACTTCGGCTACATGTGGGAGTGCCCGACGCTTCTGCCGCTTGCGGAAGGCGATGTGCTGCTCTTCTCGCCGCAGGGGCTTGGCGCCGAGGCCTATCGCTGGCAGAACCTCTACCAGTCGGGCTACGTCGCAGGAAAGCTCGACGTCGATTCACTGAAGCTGCAGCACGGCGCATTTCATGAGCTTGATCAAGGATTCGATTTTTATGCGCCGCAGGCGTTCGTGCACGAGGGGCGTGCGATTCTCTTCGGCTGGATGGGTATGCCCGAGCGTGAGGCGGAGTATCCGACACGCGAAGAGGGCTGGCTCTTCTCTCTGACGATGCCGCGCGAACTGCGCCTCGCGGACGGCAGGCTCTTCTACGCGCCGCTCGAAGAGATGAAGGCTCTTCGCAACGGTGCGGCGCAGAAGTTCGGTGCATCCCAAGTGGAGGAGCTTGGACAGGAACTCGCGCCAAAGTCGGAAATCGAGCTTGAGGTTGCTTTTGGTGAGGCGCAGGAGGTTCACATCGATTTCGCTTATATGGAAACGGGCGAATACATGCGCTTTTCCTACGCGCGGCGCACTGCCGTCATGACGCTCGACCGTACGGGAATGCGGCTCGGCGGGCGCGGCGTGCGCCGCTTCCGGCTCGCCGTGCGCGATTCGCTGAGACTGCACATCTATCAGGACAAGACCGCCGTCGAGGTCTTCTTCCAAGACGGCGAGGAAGCTGCTTCCTTCTTCGTCTTTCCAATGAAGGAGGAGAAGCCGAAGCTCGTGATCTCGGCGGACAGGAAGCTCGAACGCATAGAGGGAAGTTTGTGGGAATTGGGGGGATTTACATGGAACGCAAGGTGA
- a CDS encoding LacI family DNA-binding transcriptional regulator, translated as MERKVTIQDIAAIAEVSKSTVSRYLNHGYVSEEKAERIQKAIAATGFSSNAFARRLKAKKSGVIGIVMPRVDSPTGGKLLTGIAKAFDEVGCRTLFESSFLEMPREIKNIEHLAQFGVDGILVSSLGITDEHIALVKELKERDIPVLFIGQQHEKVRYIKADDFGAGRLLGDYIRRMGHERVVFVGVTEKDKAVGVARKDGFIEVFSRGNRNASVNFVETDFGFDDSYKKSEEILAYQPSAVICATDGLAVGVMRALHENGVAVPGEVSVVGFGGYELGAVTYPPLTTVAFDYEALGRRAAKMLLKMLAGEVVESVSDFPAQLIERGSVGKVLWGSEG; from the coding sequence ATGGAACGCAAGGTGACGATCCAGGATATCGCAGCGATTGCCGAGGTGTCGAAAAGCACGGTTTCGCGCTATTTGAACCATGGCTATGTGAGCGAGGAGAAGGCGGAGCGCATCCAGAAGGCGATCGCGGCGACGGGATTTTCCTCGAACGCCTTCGCGCGTCGGCTGAAGGCGAAGAAGAGCGGTGTGATCGGCATCGTCATGCCGCGCGTCGATTCGCCGACGGGCGGCAAGCTGCTCACGGGAATTGCGAAGGCGTTCGACGAGGTCGGCTGCCGGACATTGTTCGAATCCTCGTTTCTGGAAATGCCGCGTGAAATCAAGAATATCGAGCATCTCGCGCAGTTCGGCGTCGACGGCATCCTTGTATCGTCTCTCGGCATCACGGACGAGCATATCGCGCTTGTCAAGGAACTGAAAGAGCGGGACATTCCCGTGCTCTTCATCGGACAGCAGCATGAGAAGGTGCGCTATATCAAGGCCGACGATTTCGGCGCGGGACGCCTGCTCGGCGACTACATCCGCCGCATGGGGCATGAGCGCGTCGTCTTCGTGGGCGTCACGGAGAAGGACAAGGCCGTCGGCGTCGCGCGCAAGGACGGCTTCATCGAGGTCTTCTCGCGCGGCAACCGCAACGCGAGCGTGAATTTCGTGGAGACGGACTTCGGCTTCGACGACTCCTATAAAAAGAGCGAGGAGATTCTCGCCTATCAGCCGAGCGCCGTCATCTGCGCGACGGACGGACTGGCCGTCGGCGTTATGCGTGCGCTGCATGAGAACGGCGTCGCCGTGCCCGGAGAAGTCTCTGTCGTGGGCTTCGGCGGCTACGAACTGGGCGCTGTGACGTATCCGCCGCTGACGACCGTCGCCTTCGACTACGAAGCGCTCGGCCGCCGCGCGGCGAAGATGCTGTTGAAGATGCTTGCAGGAGAAGTCGTCGAATCCGTCAGCGACTTCCCCGCCCAACTCATCGAGCGCGGCAGCGTCGGCAAGGTGCTTTGGGGCAGCGAGGGATAA
- a CDS encoding pyridoxamine 5'-phosphate oxidase family protein: protein MMGVQEYLEILRNIRDCAFATVDCTGAPAVRIIDVMLVEEGRLYFCTARGKNFYAELMANPAVAVTGLNKEWQTVRLMGRAERLADGEQKAMIDRIFQENPSMEGVYPGEARYILEAFVIAEGRLEFFDLGKSPICRESSSFGRAEREEKGFRITEDCIGCGTCAAVCPQQCIAEGEPYKIAAAHCLHCGLCFESCPVEAIERLDSEAH from the coding sequence ATGATGGGCGTTCAAGAGTATCTGGAAATCCTGCGCAATATCCGCGACTGCGCCTTTGCGACCGTCGATTGCACGGGAGCGCCCGCCGTGCGCATCATCGACGTGATGTTGGTGGAAGAGGGGCGGCTTTACTTCTGCACGGCGCGCGGCAAGAATTTCTATGCCGAACTTATGGCGAATCCCGCCGTCGCTGTTACGGGACTCAACAAGGAGTGGCAGACGGTACGTCTTATGGGACGCGCCGAAAGGCTTGCGGACGGCGAGCAGAAGGCGATGATCGACCGTATCTTTCAGGAGAATCCCTCGATGGAGGGCGTCTATCCGGGCGAGGCGCGTTACATCCTCGAAGCCTTCGTCATCGCGGAGGGCAGACTCGAATTTTTTGACCTCGGCAAGAGTCCAATCTGTCGTGAGAGCAGTTCCTTCGGCCGTGCAGAGCGCGAAGAAAAGGGCTTTCGCATCACCGAGGACTGCATTGGCTGCGGCACCTGCGCGGCGGTCTGTCCGCAGCAGTGCATCGCGGAAGGCGAGCCGTACAAGATTGCGGCCGCGCACTGCCTGCACTGTGGACTTTGTTTTGAAAGCTGTCCTGTGGAAGCGATCGAAAGGCTGGACAGCGAGGCGCACTGA